Proteins from a genomic interval of Bradyrhizobium sp. CCGB01:
- a CDS encoding helix-turn-helix domain-containing protein, which translates to MFGRPPAEADIQRHFRVSPPSVHQMIATLERNGFIRRQLGVPRSIEILVPPESLPILEWLGIKTSKSL; encoded by the coding sequence ATGTTCGGACGTCCACCCGCCGAAGCCGACATCCAGCGCCACTTCCGCGTCAGCCCGCCTTCGGTCCACCAGATGATCGCCACCCTCGAACGAAATGGCTTCATCCGACGTCAACTCGGCGTCCCCAGAAGCATCGAAATCCTCGTTCCGCCGGAAAGCTTGCCGATCCTCGAATGGCTCGGTATCAAAACGTCGAAATCACTGTGA
- a CDS encoding prephenate dehydrogenase, producing MSLKLDVKLVGILGFGAFGRLVAIHLHPYFSLIAYDPELSAEVHGLDCVQRGSIADVGRCDLVILAVPVANLAAAIKELRPHLRPGAIVVDVGSVKMRPVEVMRAELPSFVEIVGTHPLFGPGSARDGIAGLKIALCPVRGRSVLRIGAFLRCMLGLTVHIVSPEEHDREAAIVQGITHLVAKVLVRMEPLPRRLTTASFDHLIQATEMVRHDAPSVFLAIERENPYAAGIRERFFSLAEATRAMLDQHD from the coding sequence ATGTCGCTCAAGTTGGATGTCAAGTTAGTCGGCATACTCGGCTTTGGCGCATTTGGTCGTCTCGTTGCGATACATCTGCATCCGTATTTTTCGCTGATTGCCTACGATCCTGAGCTGTCTGCGGAAGTCCATGGCCTCGATTGTGTACAGCGCGGCAGTATCGCGGATGTGGGACGCTGCGACCTCGTAATCCTTGCAGTCCCTGTTGCCAATTTGGCAGCCGCAATCAAAGAACTTCGTCCACACCTTCGTCCGGGCGCCATTGTAGTCGATGTCGGCTCAGTAAAGATGCGCCCTGTCGAGGTGATGAGGGCTGAGCTACCGTCGTTCGTTGAGATCGTTGGAACGCACCCTCTGTTCGGGCCAGGAAGTGCCCGCGATGGAATTGCCGGACTTAAGATCGCGCTGTGCCCTGTGCGGGGCCGCTCGGTCCTCAGAATTGGGGCTTTCCTGCGATGCATGCTCGGGCTCACTGTGCACATTGTGTCGCCGGAGGAGCACGATCGGGAAGCCGCGATTGTCCAGGGGATCACGCATCTTGTCGCCAAGGTCCTCGTGCGCATGGAGCCTCTGCCGAGGCGATTGACGACGGCGAGCTTCGATCATCTGATCCAAGCCACAGAAATGGTCAGACACGACGCCCCAAGCGTATTTCTCGCAATCGAGCGCGAGAATCCCTACGCCGCCGGAATTCGAGAACGCTTTTTTTCACTCGCGGAAGCGACGCGCGCGATGTTGGATCAGCACGACTGA
- a CDS encoding 4-fold beta flower protein produces MAKDLYDRSGRASHYIDDDGTMYTCFGQTVGFVKGESVYTNDGCTTVGSATQVEMQLHSRMMHRAAPSADAINTVDKEHPDHSANSSDTLNPPIPARPTLSWIGLPTSCSPHFRSAGLNGADASVIFSARTVPVAARHP; encoded by the coding sequence ATAGCCAAAGACCTTTACGATCGCAGTGGCCGCGCAAGCCATTACATTGATGACGACGGGACCATGTATACGTGCTTTGGCCAGACTGTTGGCTTTGTGAAAGGAGAGAGTGTCTACACGAATGACGGCTGCACAACGGTTGGATCCGCGACTCAGGTGGAAATGCAATTGCATTCACGGATGATGCATCGGGCGGCCCCTTCCGCCGATGCGATCAATACCGTCGATAAAGAGCATCCCGACCATTCCGCCAATTCGAGCGATACCCTCAATCCGCCCATTCCGGCTAGACCGACTCTTTCATGGATTGGGCTCCCGACATCGTGCTCACCTCATTTTCGCTCGGCGGGCCTCAACGGAGCTGACGCCAGTGTGATCTTCTCCGCGCGCACGGTGCCGGTCGCCGCGCGTCATCCGTAA
- a CDS encoding cold-shock protein has translation MHTGTVVSYSVEKGWGFIRPDGRNGEDLFVHISELRNCTGTDLMPGARVRFNLHFNKRRSRCRAAEVRLID, from the coding sequence ATGCACACTGGAACGGTAGTTTCGTACAGTGTCGAAAAGGGCTGGGGCTTCATAAGGCCTGATGGTCGCAACGGCGAGGATCTGTTCGTGCACATCTCCGAACTACGCAACTGCACAGGTACCGATCTGATGCCGGGCGCGCGTGTGAGGTTCAATCTCCACTTCAACAAACGGCGCTCAAGGTGCAGAGCTGCCGAGGTCAGGCTGATCGATTGA
- a CDS encoding endonuclease domain-containing protein yields MSLVLWKKLPRGLLKKRFKARDRLGPDVKRLVVKLAEEQKLKCVHCPRERNLIIEHDHDPIFGTGDKLTAFNIRGLVCQRCNWHLMIYEKDLNGEYRGLDDVSNYISNSEWETYIYAHDTLVAMLYESQLEERMGTLKYLKRRIFLDKFDDWKEWGPASRRIPALGF; encoded by the coding sequence GTGAGCTTGGTTCTTTGGAAGAAGCTTCCGCGCGGACTGCTGAAAAAGCGGTTCAAAGCGAGGGACCGGCTTGGCCCCGACGTCAAGCGTCTGGTCGTGAAGCTTGCCGAGGAGCAGAAATTGAAATGCGTTCACTGTCCACGCGAGCGAAATCTCATCATCGAGCATGATCACGATCCGATATTCGGCACCGGCGATAAGTTGACCGCGTTCAATATCCGGGGGCTCGTCTGTCAGCGGTGCAACTGGCACCTCATGATCTACGAGAAGGATCTCAACGGCGAATATCGCGGACTCGACGACGTCTCCAATTACATTTCCAACAGCGAATGGGAGACCTACATCTATGCCCACGACACCCTGGTTGCCATGCTATACGAAAGCCAACTCGAAGAGCGGATGGGCACCCTCAAATACCTCAAGCGGCGGATTTTTCTCGACAAGTTCGATGATTGGAAGGAGTGGGGCCCCGCAAGCAGACGAATCCCGGCATTGGGGTTTTGA
- a CDS encoding CopG family ribbon-helix-helix protein, whose amino-acid sequence MARTRVAFTISLPQEIAVELERVQQEEHRSRSELVREALRRYFPHGPCS is encoded by the coding sequence ATGGCCCGAACAAGAGTTGCTTTCACAATCTCCCTTCCACAAGAAATTGCGGTCGAGCTTGAAAGGGTTCAGCAGGAGGAACATCGGTCTCGTTCTGAACTCGTCCGGGAAGCGCTGCGTCGCTATTTCCCGCACGGTCCATGTAGTTGA
- a CDS encoding coproporphyrinogen-III oxidase family protein has product MKLEQDREHPFDRDVPIHNWYYPLAVETLALSPTGVRQFLDMTRADPTVRRALYLHIPFCDTICSFCPFVRKSAAENDLIDAYFSVLLTEIRTKSKLSDNKINAIFIGGGTPSLLSALQINQLGEILQSSFDLSEIQEFSFEVEVKSVTAEKLKALKTVGVTNVRLGVQTLQDQARNLLDLTAPARDAKSALELMLAHFDLVSADMLYAYDGQRQRDLEADIKEIINTGVPLIELYPLNPVASQTRFHKRAGQLGLRPATARTRHEYRLTATDMLANAGYFPHNGHGFIRTRTSGYPTTDAYHFDYHENVYGYKNYEILGFGANAISSIQGISLQNTGLLHQYMHDVLEHGVPCGALGRSDAYSRESRPLIFRLPYFGSVEKAAIDFLNVYPETLQSLLALIRHGMVEDIGQTFRITRLGWIWYTNCMYFLLPQHEKEMIDVQVSSARKDKRAALENEHLRLDA; this is encoded by the coding sequence ATGAAGCTCGAACAAGACCGCGAGCATCCCTTCGACCGAGATGTGCCGATTCATAATTGGTATTATCCGCTCGCGGTCGAGACACTAGCACTGTCGCCGACGGGCGTCCGACAGTTTCTTGACATGACCCGGGCCGATCCAACTGTGCGTCGCGCCCTTTATCTTCACATCCCCTTTTGCGACACGATTTGCTCCTTTTGTCCCTTTGTCCGCAAATCGGCCGCTGAAAACGATTTGATAGACGCGTATTTTTCAGTTCTTCTCACTGAGATAAGGACTAAGTCGAAGCTGAGCGATAACAAAATTAACGCAATCTTTATCGGGGGCGGAACGCCGTCGCTATTATCCGCCCTCCAGATCAATCAGCTTGGAGAAATACTCCAATCATCCTTTGATTTGTCCGAAATTCAGGAATTTTCCTTCGAGGTGGAGGTGAAGAGTGTCACCGCCGAAAAACTTAAGGCTCTAAAGACGGTCGGCGTGACAAACGTGCGCCTGGGCGTCCAAACCCTTCAGGATCAAGCAAGAAACCTCCTCGACCTTACCGCCCCCGCCAGGGACGCCAAATCTGCGCTTGAGCTCATGCTCGCCCATTTCGATCTTGTGTCGGCAGACATGCTCTATGCCTACGACGGCCAGAGGCAGCGGGATTTGGAGGCCGACATCAAAGAGATCATAAATACGGGTGTGCCGCTGATCGAGCTTTACCCCCTTAATCCGGTCGCTTCCCAAACTCGATTCCATAAACGTGCCGGGCAGTTGGGTCTTCGTCCGGCCACGGCTCGCACTCGCCACGAGTATCGTCTCACCGCCACCGATATGCTAGCCAATGCCGGATACTTTCCGCACAACGGGCACGGGTTTATTCGCACTAGAACCAGCGGGTATCCGACCACGGACGCCTACCACTTCGACTATCACGAGAATGTCTACGGCTATAAGAACTATGAAATCCTGGGGTTTGGCGCGAACGCGATATCGAGCATCCAAGGTATTTCGCTGCAGAACACAGGCCTGCTTCATCAATACATGCATGACGTTCTCGAGCACGGCGTCCCATGCGGAGCTCTCGGTCGTTCGGATGCGTACTCAAGGGAAAGCCGTCCCTTAATTTTTCGCCTTCCTTATTTTGGCTCCGTTGAAAAGGCGGCAATTGACTTCCTGAACGTATATCCAGAGACGCTTCAAAGCCTTCTTGCGCTCATCCGTCATGGGATGGTCGAAGATATCGGTCAAACGTTCCGTATCACGCGCCTCGGATGGATTTGGTACACGAACTGCATGTATTTCCTGCTGCCGCAGCATGAAAAGGAGATGATCGACGTTCAAGTATCAAGCGCAAGGAAAGACAAGCGGGCAGCGTTGGAAAACGAGCATCTCAGGTTAGATGCATGA
- the nolL gene encoding nodulation factor fucose acetyltransferase NolL gives MHYHATPTTWQRPQSAQADCRDLRCDFAKGMLIILVIIGHLIQYVIYGDSDYWYSPYFKAIYMFHMPLFMAISGYLSSGALLRKSLARSVRERVMQLLLPTLFWCTFMETAKFAAFELAGASRLTNVAGGLSDSVNDLIGSYWFVWATFSSFVAMRLLLAVCGRVSMWIICISAIFVALVPVTFSIAPLVRYTYPFFCLGFLFAQSSEWRTYIMSSSKSLLMFSLLAITCACYLSWGKETYVYNNLVLVHDTASAKQVLLMFLGSAAASAIVMQLVLQSWSFGGTNRLARLVAVELGQSTLLLYLIQGTVFRLMDLVPLGEPWDFLTRVAVAATLGLGIVVIGTTIRRVVRDLGWVSRIVLGAPPRSLCSTLNN, from the coding sequence TTGCATTATCACGCCACACCAACGACTTGGCAGCGGCCGCAGTCAGCCCAAGCAGACTGCCGAGACCTGAGGTGCGATTTTGCCAAAGGGATGCTCATCATCTTGGTGATTATCGGACATCTGATACAGTACGTGATCTACGGAGATAGCGACTATTGGTATTCGCCGTACTTCAAGGCGATCTACATGTTTCATATGCCTCTCTTCATGGCGATAAGCGGATACTTGTCTTCGGGAGCTCTCCTGCGAAAATCGCTCGCTCGCAGCGTCAGGGAGCGTGTAATGCAATTATTGTTGCCGACGCTTTTTTGGTGCACGTTTATGGAGACTGCCAAGTTTGCCGCCTTTGAGTTGGCCGGGGCCTCTCGTTTAACCAACGTGGCTGGTGGACTGTCGGACTCTGTGAACGATCTCATTGGCTCATATTGGTTCGTATGGGCAACGTTTTCTTCATTTGTTGCCATGAGGCTTCTTCTGGCGGTCTGCGGTCGCGTATCGATGTGGATCATATGCATTTCGGCAATTTTTGTTGCACTCGTTCCGGTGACATTTTCGATAGCCCCGTTGGTAAGATATACATATCCGTTCTTCTGCCTGGGCTTCTTGTTTGCTCAGTCAAGCGAATGGCGAACGTACATAATGTCGAGCAGCAAATCTCTCTTGATGTTCTCACTCCTTGCAATTACGTGTGCGTGCTATCTTAGCTGGGGCAAAGAGACTTATGTCTACAACAATCTTGTTCTAGTTCATGATACAGCGTCGGCTAAGCAAGTGTTGCTTATGTTCCTGGGCTCTGCAGCTGCCTCTGCAATCGTGATGCAGTTAGTGCTGCAGTCCTGGAGTTTTGGGGGGACAAATCGATTGGCTCGCCTCGTTGCGGTGGAGCTTGGCCAGAGCACTCTGCTACTTTATCTGATCCAGGGTACCGTTTTTCGTCTCATGGATTTGGTCCCTTTAGGAGAGCCTTGGGATTTCTTGACCAGAGTCGCCGTGGCCGCCACGCTTGGATTGGGGATTGTTGTCATCGGCACGACGATTCGGCGGGTTGTGCGCGATCTTGGATGGGTATCTCGGATTGTTCTCGGAGCGCCACCCCGCTCGCTCTGCTCAACGCTCAATAACTAG
- a CDS encoding cytochrome P450, with protein MNKICGDDLKRPLANVRVDDASSIPLANLDVSETKRFQDDSIWGCFERLRREDPVHYCQDSRYGPYWAVTKYHDIVAVDTNHKTFTSEQGVTIVDVPDEHWTPSFIKMGPPKHADQRNTVSPIVAPENLTRLESLIRSRARAILQGLPRNDAFNWVDMVSIELTTQMLATLFDFPFDDRRLLTYWSDVAVTPPRAGHAIDSWDKRSAILSECQEYFTRLWNERINREPRLDLISLMAHSPATRHMKPDEFLGNLILLIVGGNDTTRNSITGGVLFMNQNPCELRKLHENPGLMSSAVSEIIRYQTPIVHMRRNAAADCVVGGKKIRKGDKVVMWYISGNRDEEVIDNADSFLIDRKNVRQHLSFGFGIHRCVGRHLAQLQLKVLWEEILNARLEVKVVGEPERIASNFVHGYSALPVQIAA; from the coding sequence GTGAACAAAATCTGCGGAGACGATCTGAAACGGCCATTGGCAAACGTTAGGGTCGATGATGCCTCGAGTATTCCGCTGGCCAATCTGGATGTAAGCGAAACCAAGCGCTTTCAAGATGATAGCATATGGGGGTGCTTCGAGCGCTTGCGAAGGGAAGATCCGGTTCACTACTGCCAAGATAGCCGCTACGGACCATATTGGGCCGTCACGAAATACCACGATATTGTAGCAGTAGATACAAACCACAAGACATTCACGTCGGAGCAAGGTGTCACGATCGTCGACGTGCCCGACGAGCACTGGACTCCGAGTTTCATCAAGATGGGGCCTCCCAAACATGCTGATCAGCGCAATACCGTAAGTCCGATCGTTGCACCGGAAAACCTGACGAGGCTCGAAAGCCTGATCCGCTCTCGGGCCAGGGCAATCTTGCAGGGCTTGCCGCGCAATGATGCCTTCAATTGGGTGGACATGGTTTCCATCGAGTTGACGACACAGATGCTCGCCACACTCTTTGACTTTCCTTTTGACGACCGGCGGCTCTTGACCTATTGGTCGGACGTAGCTGTCACACCTCCGAGAGCAGGGCATGCGATCGACAGCTGGGATAAGCGCAGCGCAATCTTGTCGGAGTGCCAGGAGTATTTCACCCGACTTTGGAACGAGCGCATTAATCGCGAGCCGCGCCTCGACCTGATTTCCTTGATGGCGCACTCGCCCGCCACGCGTCATATGAAGCCGGACGAGTTTCTCGGGAATCTGATTCTGCTGATCGTGGGAGGCAATGACACGACCCGCAACTCGATTACCGGCGGTGTTCTGTTCATGAATCAGAACCCCTGTGAGCTGCGAAAACTACACGAGAATCCGGGGCTGATGTCGAGCGCCGTGTCCGAGATTATTCGATATCAGACGCCAATCGTACACATGCGCCGCAACGCCGCGGCAGATTGCGTGGTGGGTGGAAAAAAAATCAGGAAAGGCGACAAGGTCGTCATGTGGTACATCTCTGGCAACCGGGACGAAGAGGTGATCGATAACGCCGACAGCTTCCTCATCGACCGTAAGAACGTACGGCAGCATCTCTCGTTTGGATTCGGCATTCATCGGTGCGTTGGCCGACATCTTGCGCAACTGCAGTTGAAGGTCCTCTGGGAAGAGATTTTGAATGCGCGTCTGGAGGTCAAGGTTGTCGGCGAACCTGAGCGAATTGCTTCAAACTTCGTGCACGGCTATTCCGCACTCCCTGTGCAGATTGCAGCCTAG
- a CDS encoding ABC transporter ATP-binding protein, with translation MSPASEILHAYWRSDRRLLLIIGAVALISSASSVAGPYVFSCLIDRLPRSEDMSAVAWGFAGYAVLVGVASALQRMLQYLSFMAAENLGFIAATRFFDRILRKTAAVFLECNPAEIQSAAARGRSALTTLVQLGIVVFVPASMQLLLTLVTLGALLNIQIAAIVAIYGAIAIALTWISTRQARAFLDAAVEAGQENARFVGNVLNAMDTLRHFGSHSWMNERFMIRAREVRDNWRVYVLQRLLYIAVLGFAVALQFAVTLLFLIPEYHAGAVTIGDMVLFSTLLLQLNMPFETVARAISDVARSRADLIPLGRLWAAPEERQASHAHDFKPSAGQLSFESIGYAYDNGRGVTNVSFKAGRGGITFLVGETGSGKSTIFKLALKSIEPDYGRILVDGADIASVDRADWYAAVAVVPQDVMLLNESLANNILLGRPRDEVRLRRASKEAAILPLIEALPEGFETTVGERGLKLSGGERQRVAIARALYGQPAILLLDEASSALDERTERDIMDHIRTLAEDVTVLAITHRRGVISSSDVVVDLTDCGLSAT, from the coding sequence TTGTCGCCGGCTTCCGAAATTCTGCATGCGTACTGGCGATCCGACCGGCGCTTGCTTCTCATCATTGGGGCGGTGGCGCTGATCTCCAGCGCCAGCAGCGTCGCAGGCCCCTATGTATTTTCGTGTCTCATTGATCGTCTTCCGCGCAGCGAAGACATGTCGGCGGTTGCTTGGGGTTTCGCTGGATACGCGGTTTTGGTGGGCGTAGCCTCTGCATTGCAGCGCATGCTGCAGTATCTCTCCTTCATGGCAGCCGAGAACCTGGGCTTCATTGCTGCAACTCGCTTCTTCGATCGCATCCTGAGGAAAACCGCTGCCGTTTTTCTTGAGTGCAATCCGGCGGAGATACAGAGTGCGGCTGCTCGCGGGCGCAGCGCATTAACGACGTTGGTCCAGCTTGGGATTGTCGTCTTCGTCCCTGCTTCAATGCAGCTTCTGCTTACGCTCGTTACCCTCGGCGCGCTCCTCAATATCCAGATCGCTGCAATCGTCGCCATCTATGGAGCAATCGCGATTGCATTGACGTGGATTTCCACGCGTCAGGCCCGCGCGTTCCTGGATGCGGCGGTCGAAGCCGGACAGGAGAATGCTCGGTTCGTCGGCAACGTCCTGAACGCGATGGACACGTTGCGCCATTTCGGCAGTCACTCCTGGATGAACGAACGCTTCATGATAAGGGCGCGGGAGGTACGTGATAACTGGCGAGTCTACGTGTTGCAACGACTGCTCTACATCGCCGTGCTCGGCTTCGCCGTCGCGCTACAATTTGCGGTCACGCTTCTCTTTCTTATACCTGAATACCACGCCGGCGCGGTCACCATCGGCGATATGGTGCTATTCAGTACGCTTCTACTTCAGCTCAATATGCCCTTTGAGACGGTCGCGAGGGCGATCTCTGACGTGGCGCGGTCGCGAGCCGACCTCATCCCTCTAGGCAGACTGTGGGCCGCACCAGAAGAGCGGCAAGCATCTCATGCTCACGATTTCAAGCCCTCCGCTGGCCAGCTCTCTTTCGAGAGCATTGGTTATGCCTACGACAACGGTCGCGGCGTTACCAACGTCTCGTTTAAGGCCGGGCGCGGCGGGATTACTTTTCTTGTCGGTGAAACCGGATCGGGGAAGTCCACGATCTTTAAGCTTGCCCTGAAATCGATTGAGCCCGACTACGGGCGAATTCTCGTCGATGGAGCCGATATAGCGAGCGTCGATCGCGCGGATTGGTATGCCGCAGTTGCTGTCGTGCCGCAGGACGTGATGTTGCTCAATGAGTCGCTAGCTAACAACATTTTGCTAGGTCGGCCCCGCGATGAGGTACGCCTTCGCCGTGCGTCGAAAGAGGCCGCTATTCTCCCGTTGATCGAGGCGCTACCAGAAGGATTTGAAACAACCGTTGGAGAACGCGGCCTGAAGCTTTCCGGCGGGGAGCGACAGCGCGTTGCTATTGCCCGCGCGCTCTATGGCCAGCCGGCGATCCTTCTTCTCGACGAGGCTAGCTCCGCGCTCGACGAACGAACCGAGCGGGACATTATGGACCATATACGCACCCTAGCGGAGGATGTGACTGTGCTAGCGATCACTCATCGGAGAGGTGTCATCTCTTCGAGCGACGTCGTGGTCGATCTGACCGACTGCGGCTTGTCAGCTACTTAG